One Methanolobus sp. WCC4 DNA segment encodes these proteins:
- a CDS encoding DHH family phosphoesterase: MSEKCIECNGKGYSVSGTSRCPECKGSGKSKSVDFMKLSEKDMANFLKNGSSCSNCGGSGEIEDRETCTKCNGKGAFYKCKICGNDMKGLYQGSEVCQECAKKQIVYKLDNSCTIEELEVGKMYHSIVRNIADFGVFVDLNSNLRGLVHSSNMKGPLEPGEEVIVVLKEIKPRGKMDLAPRILKEYQTIELEKQLPVKMASELPQMVGKKVKVEGEVIQVKQTAGPTIFTIADETGQISGAAFASAGERSYPEIESDMMIAATGEITSRGGSVQLEVQSMKRLTGPKEAEILERIEAAIDRRAEPYEIEYMVESEVLEKLRPIMKKAAKEIRKAIIKSTPILLRHHADADGMTAAMAIEKAIVPLIREVNGQDGEYHFYRRAPSKAPFYEVTDVVRDIGFALEDAARHGQKMPLVISVDNGSSNENVAAMKQAQVYGIQMIVMDHHQPDDVVDEYLLTHVNPAHVGGDFGMTAGMLCTEVARMINVNVENEIKHLPAVAALGDRSEAEEAKRYIELVSDRYTEQNLRDMALALDFAAYWLKFSPGKGIVDDILDFGDHVIHKNLVNVLCEQANEMIAEQIDVCMAHVKAQDLPNGAVLNVLDVENNAHKFTFPPPGKTSGEVHDRVCRQYEGRPVVTIGYGPDFAVIRSKGVLMNIPQMVRELHEEVKGGGVNGGGHLVVGSIKFVEGMRSEVLSKLVEKIGAVGVE; the protein is encoded by the coding sequence ATGAGCGAGAAATGCATAGAATGCAACGGGAAAGGATATAGTGTCAGCGGCACATCCAGATGTCCCGAGTGCAAAGGGAGCGGGAAATCCAAATCCGTGGACTTCATGAAACTATCAGAGAAGGACATGGCAAATTTCCTGAAAAATGGTTCATCCTGCAGCAATTGTGGAGGAAGCGGGGAGATAGAGGACAGGGAGACCTGCACCAAATGCAATGGAAAAGGTGCTTTTTACAAGTGCAAGATATGTGGGAACGATATGAAAGGACTCTATCAGGGAAGCGAGGTATGTCAGGAATGTGCGAAGAAACAGATCGTCTACAAGCTTGATAACTCATGTACCATTGAGGAGCTTGAAGTCGGAAAGATGTATCATTCCATTGTCAGGAACATTGCAGATTTCGGTGTTTTCGTAGATCTTAACTCAAACCTCAGAGGACTTGTCCATTCAAGCAATATGAAGGGACCACTTGAACCGGGAGAAGAGGTAATAGTCGTTCTCAAGGAGATCAAGCCAAGGGGCAAGATGGACCTGGCACCGCGTATCCTGAAAGAATACCAGACAATAGAACTTGAAAAGCAGCTTCCTGTCAAAATGGCAAGCGAACTGCCCCAGATGGTAGGCAAGAAGGTAAAAGTAGAAGGCGAGGTCATACAGGTCAAGCAGACCGCAGGTCCTACTATCTTCACCATTGCCGATGAGACGGGACAGATATCAGGAGCAGCATTTGCCAGTGCAGGTGAAAGATCATATCCTGAGATAGAGTCTGATATGATGATTGCAGCCACCGGAGAGATAACATCCCGCGGAGGCAGTGTCCAGCTCGAAGTGCAGAGCATGAAAAGGCTTACCGGACCAAAGGAAGCCGAGATACTTGAGCGCATAGAGGCTGCCATTGACAGAAGAGCAGAACCCTATGAAATAGAATATATGGTGGAAAGTGAGGTCCTTGAGAAACTCAGACCGATCATGAAGAAGGCTGCAAAGGAAATAAGGAAGGCGATCATTAAATCCACACCCATACTTCTACGCCACCATGCCGATGCTGATGGAATGACAGCTGCAATGGCAATTGAGAAAGCCATCGTCCCACTCATAAGAGAAGTCAACGGACAGGATGGCGAATATCACTTTTACAGACGTGCCCCTTCAAAGGCACCTTTCTACGAGGTGACGGACGTTGTACGTGACATCGGCTTTGCCCTTGAAGATGCAGCAAGACATGGACAAAAGATGCCACTTGTCATAAGTGTGGACAATGGGTCCTCCAACGAGAACGTAGCTGCAATGAAGCAGGCACAAGTGTACGGCATCCAGATGATAGTCATGGACCACCACCAGCCCGATGATGTGGTCGATGAATACCTGTTAACCCATGTTAACCCGGCACACGTCGGGGGAGATTTCGGTATGACGGCAGGTATGCTCTGTACCGAAGTAGCACGCATGATAAATGTCAACGTTGAGAACGAGATCAAACATCTCCCTGCAGTAGCTGCTCTTGGTGACCGCTCAGAAGCTGAAGAGGCAAAGAGGTACATAGAACTTGTATCTGACAGGTATACCGAGCAAAACCTGAGAGATATGGCACTTGCCCTTGACTTTGCAGCATACTGGCTTAAGTTCAGTCCTGGAAAAGGTATTGTTGATGATATACTGGACTTTGGTGACCATGTGATACACAAGAATCTGGTCAACGTGCTTTGTGAACAGGCAAATGAAATGATCGCTGAGCAGATAGATGTATGTATGGCACACGTGAAAGCACAGGACCTTCCAAACGGAGCTGTCCTGAACGTGCTTGATGTTGAGAACAATGCTCACAAATTCACTTTCCCACCACCCGGAAAGACATCAGGTGAGGTTCATGACAGGGTTTGCAGACAGTATGAAGGCAGACCTGTGGTGACCATAGGATATGGACCTGACTTTGCGGTCATACGATCAAAGGGTGTTCTGATGAACATACCTCAGATGGTCAGGGAACTCCACGAAGAGGTAAAAGGCGGCGGGGTCAACGGTGGAGGACACCTTGTAGTAGGAAGTATCAAATTCGTAGAAGGCATGCGCTCAGAAGTGCTTTCAAAATTAGTAGAAAAGATAGGAGCAGTAGGAGTGGAATAA
- a CDS encoding orotate phosphoribosyltransferase-like protein: MKNIDKLIQKALELQANGLVTRQIADELNVSRETVTWLLTRAKKEDVSSAPKDISVNWRSIGKSAYRTRHIGIAMCDMLLDTVEGTDNSIDLVVGIGLSGVPLATMIAEELGTELSVYHAYNEHDEGKLKGAFSRNFAGIKGKRCVIIDDVITTGNTMNDVVTHLRSSGAKPVAIAVLVDKSGSESLSEVPVHALVRIVRVD, from the coding sequence ATGAAGAATATTGATAAACTTATCCAGAAAGCCCTTGAATTACAGGCTAACGGTCTTGTTACAAGGCAAATTGCAGATGAACTTAACGTTTCCCGGGAAACTGTCACGTGGCTTCTGACCCGTGCAAAGAAGGAAGATGTTTCCTCCGCGCCCAAGGATATATCGGTCAACTGGCGCAGCATCGGAAAGAGTGCATACAGGACCCGTCATATTGGGATTGCCATGTGTGATATGCTGCTTGATACGGTGGAAGGCACAGACAACAGTATCGACCTTGTTGTAGGTATAGGTCTCAGCGGTGTTCCCCTTGCAACCATGATAGCAGAGGAACTGGGAACCGAGCTTTCCGTTTACCATGCATACAATGAGCACGATGAAGGTAAGCTAAAAGGGGCTTTCAGCAGGAACTTTGCAGGCATCAAGGGAAAGAGATGTGTCATAATCGATGATGTGATCACCACCGGTAACACCATGAACGATGTTGTCACTCATCTCAGAAGTTCAGGTGCAAAGCCTGTGGCTATTGCTGTTCTTGTGGACAAGAGTGGTTCTGAGTCACTTTCCGAGGTACCTGTTCACGCACTTGTACGTATAGTACGTGTTGACTGA
- a CDS encoding DNA-binding protein, producing MEYYIADSAVFIMGAGIEPHRMITIPSVVNELKSNEASMRFELARENGARVEMPAENFREDVMNIAKKTRDCEELSATDIDILAKALEYKDNSVLLTDDYAVQNVARVMGIEVRPVAQKRIKDVLVWQKQCVGCRRYFDSGDVCPVCGSALKKRRKRKI from the coding sequence ATGGAATATTACATTGCAGATTCTGCAGTCTTTATAATGGGAGCAGGTATCGAACCTCACAGGATGATAACCATTCCGTCGGTGGTAAACGAGTTAAAAAGCAACGAGGCATCCATGCGTTTTGAGCTTGCCCGGGAGAATGGGGCACGGGTGGAGATGCCAGCTGAGAACTTCCGTGAAGATGTCATGAATATTGCAAAAAAGACCCGGGACTGCGAGGAGCTTTCTGCAACTGATATAGATATACTTGCAAAGGCACTTGAGTATAAGGATAATTCCGTGCTCCTGACAGATGACTATGCGGTCCAGAATGTTGCAAGGGTGATGGGTATAGAAGTAAGGCCGGTGGCCCAGAAAAGAATAAAGGATGTTCTTGTGTGGCAAAAGCAATGTGTCGGCTGCAGAAGATACTTTGACAGCGGTGATGTCTGCCCTGTTTGTGGTTCGGCACTTAAGAAAAGGCGTAAAAGAAAAATATAA